A part of Geothrix oryzae genomic DNA contains:
- a CDS encoding DUF262 domain-containing protein: MDLQTNKSNLEAIFNGINKRISVPKYQRSYSWTLDQIDELWNDIFRSYENNVEYFLGPIVFIHKNNPKSESESGKWDIIDGQQRLATLTILIKSINALFNKYQKTPGDPIFAQIFKTADNENCAMRGFSSTRRTLYPSEGIEEFYFKPSDRDINDFNKYIYHSEEFYTDFKINTGDRRFLKAKKRFCECIYNNFLRDPDGIKKLFEFELFIITKLLFIEIVVADDQDAYLLFEGLNSKGLDLRLTDLVKNYILSKAGSSFEKIYQSWESMVENIAKTRFNEVDFISFYWTAHTGPISTRELYKAIKQTHDNETKVAKFSTDLKNTSDYFSTYANIANKYPALTLKSELDKALAEMNTLGYRLPYPLIILAKSKGKDTLLPIFARKLNNFLFRFITIGGYRVGEAEQIFTQVRKALVENDSDENILALINHADVSDINFRSRFRDNQFDSNSIAKYVLSKIEDHKSGKGKIIVPENVNLEHVAPINHSKWSITGSDEEIENAIYSIGNMTILEEELNKSIKNDVFAKKVPCYAPKKEAEEKGSGISITNEIYQAHVSGGVVLDWTIESIKLRAEKFATYAVDIWKI, from the coding sequence ATGGACCTTCAGACGAATAAATCTAATCTTGAAGCAATTTTTAATGGGATCAATAAACGTATCTCCGTACCGAAGTATCAAAGAAGTTATTCCTGGACACTCGATCAGATTGACGAACTATGGAATGACATATTTAGATCATATGAAAATAATGTTGAGTATTTTCTCGGACCAATAGTTTTCATTCATAAAAATAACCCCAAATCAGAATCCGAATCAGGGAAATGGGACATTATTGACGGACAGCAGCGATTGGCAACTCTCACAATTTTAATTAAATCCATAAATGCACTTTTCAATAAGTATCAAAAAACTCCTGGAGATCCTATATTTGCACAAATTTTCAAAACCGCAGACAATGAAAATTGCGCAATGCGAGGCTTTTCATCTACACGGCGTACATTGTATCCAAGTGAAGGAATAGAGGAATTTTATTTTAAACCCTCAGATCGAGATATTAATGACTTCAATAAATACATTTATCATTCCGAAGAATTTTATACCGATTTTAAAATAAATACGGGAGACCGTAGATTTCTTAAAGCAAAAAAGCGCTTTTGCGAATGTATTTATAATAATTTTCTTCGAGATCCTGATGGAATTAAGAAATTATTTGAATTTGAATTATTTATCATAACAAAATTACTATTTATTGAAATTGTTGTTGCTGATGATCAAGATGCCTATCTACTATTCGAGGGACTAAACTCAAAGGGTCTTGATCTTAGATTGACAGACCTGGTTAAAAATTACATTTTAAGTAAAGCTGGGAGCTCGTTTGAAAAAATATATCAATCTTGGGAATCTATGGTTGAGAATATTGCAAAAACAAGATTTAACGAAGTTGATTTCATTAGTTTTTATTGGACCGCTCATACGGGTCCTATTTCCACCAGAGAATTATATAAAGCCATCAAGCAAACGCATGATAACGAAACCAAAGTGGCAAAGTTCTCGACCGATTTAAAAAATACATCAGATTATTTTTCAACTTATGCCAACATTGCAAACAAATATCCTGCCCTCACATTAAAAAGTGAATTGGATAAGGCGTTGGCCGAAATGAATACACTTGGCTACCGTTTACCTTATCCATTAATCATTCTCGCTAAGTCAAAAGGAAAAGATACACTTTTACCCATATTTGCGCGAAAATTGAATAATTTTCTTTTCCGATTCATAACAATTGGTGGTTATAGGGTCGGAGAAGCAGAACAGATTTTCACCCAAGTCAGAAAAGCTCTAGTCGAAAATGACAGTGATGAAAACATTTTAGCATTAATTAATCACGCGGACGTATCAGATATCAATTTCAGATCTAGATTTCGCGACAATCAATTCGATTCGAATTCAATCGCAAAATATGTACTATCAAAAATTGAAGATCATAAATCAGGGAAAGGAAAGATCATTGTCCCTGAAAATGTGAATCTGGAACATGTTGCTCCCATCAACCACTCAAAGTGGTCTATCACAGGTTCGGATGAAGAAATTGAAAATGCGATATATTCTATTGGCAATATGACGATTTTAGAAGAAGAACTAAATAAATCCATTAAGAACGATGTTTTTGCAAAAAAGGTCCCGTGCTATGCACCCAAAAAGGAGGCAGAAGAAAAGGGATCTGGAATTTCAATTACAAATGAGATATATCAAGCTCATGTAAGTGGCGGCGTTGTTTTAGACTGGACGATCGAATCCATCAAATTACGCGCTGAAAAGTTTGCCACTTATGCCGTTGATATTTGGAAAATATAA
- a CDS encoding DEAD/DEAH box helicase produces MGLYPFQSEGVRNLVTRRCILLADEMGLGKTVQTVIALEQLFQQGAIRRVLIVCPSSLCINWKNEIAKWGTFPAVIYQGSDRFGMLEGHAPVLIGSLETITSDLQRPTWHGEGFFDIGIDVLVIDEAQRIKAPEGIRSKVLSKLVAPRRWAITGTPLENHPRELASILRFLAPNEFLTANDLNDAEKILFQTDQLMLRRTKSEVGLQLPEKVVARIGIALTPEQGSEYALARMNLLNSLQEARSVASATICILQGLQELRRIAVISSDGASSKFDLIEEEMEEIAARGEKAVIFSSFANIALPHIASRLVKYGALLYTGSMTREQREHAHEQFLNDPKCKVMCASLRAAGVGLTWTVASHVYHTDNWWNPQILNQADDRVHRIGQRKPVFIKRLIAEGTVEDAIEDLLSAKEDLFSYVVDDRQMKPTDSPKFSTLLSLVGGVPSDFHFRS; encoded by the coding sequence GTGGGCCTATACCCGTTCCAATCCGAGGGAGTTCGTAACCTGGTAACTCGGAGGTGTATCCTCCTTGCCGATGAAATGGGTTTAGGAAAGACGGTTCAAACTGTCATTGCCTTAGAGCAACTCTTTCAGCAAGGGGCAATTCGAAGAGTGTTGATTGTTTGCCCTTCCTCTCTTTGCATCAATTGGAAGAATGAAATTGCGAAGTGGGGCACTTTCCCGGCTGTGATTTACCAAGGATCAGATCGGTTCGGAATGCTGGAGGGACATGCCCCCGTTCTAATCGGTTCGCTTGAGACGATCACTTCCGACTTACAACGCCCGACCTGGCATGGAGAAGGATTCTTCGACATTGGAATCGATGTGTTGGTGATTGATGAGGCTCAACGCATCAAAGCCCCGGAAGGAATACGATCTAAGGTGCTCTCGAAACTGGTCGCACCGAGGCGCTGGGCCATCACGGGTACCCCGCTTGAGAATCACCCGCGGGAGCTTGCAAGCATCCTCCGATTCCTTGCGCCGAATGAATTCCTGACTGCCAATGACCTCAATGATGCAGAAAAAATACTATTTCAAACTGATCAGTTGATGTTGCGACGGACCAAATCCGAGGTTGGTCTCCAATTACCAGAAAAAGTGGTGGCCAGAATTGGCATTGCACTTACTCCAGAGCAAGGCTCCGAATACGCATTGGCAAGAATGAACCTGCTTAACAGTCTTCAAGAGGCGCGAAGCGTCGCATCTGCCACCATCTGCATCTTGCAGGGTCTCCAAGAGCTTCGGAGAATAGCAGTCATCTCAAGTGATGGAGCTAGCTCAAAATTCGATCTTATCGAAGAGGAAATGGAAGAGATCGCAGCGAGAGGGGAGAAAGCCGTAATCTTCTCATCGTTCGCAAATATAGCATTGCCTCATATTGCATCTAGATTAGTCAAATACGGGGCATTGCTCTACACAGGAAGCATGACAAGAGAACAACGTGAGCATGCACATGAACAATTTCTGAATGATCCGAAGTGCAAAGTCATGTGTGCCAGCCTTCGAGCTGCAGGTGTCGGGCTTACCTGGACTGTAGCAAGCCACGTGTATCACACAGACAATTGGTGGAACCCTCAGATATTGAACCAAGCCGACGATAGGGTTCATAGAATCGGCCAGAGAAAGCCGGTGTTCATTAAACGTCTAATTGCCGAGGGCACAGTTGAAGACGCCATAGAGGACCTCCTGTCAGCCAAGGAGGACTTGTTCAGTTATGTCGTGGATGACCGTCAAATGAAACCTACTGACTCACCCAAATTCTCCACACTGCTCTCACTGGTCGGTGGAGTTCCATCAGACTTCCACTTCAGATCTTGA
- a CDS encoding ParB/RepB/Spo0J family partition protein, whose amino-acid sequence MTRAHSSIGNVQEIPLDLLEIGKAQVRVDLSSGIDELAASIRAQGLLQPIIVAAQTNGKFEILAGQRRFLAHKALGYQTIRAIVHDSDSIDDDTKVAISLTENLVRRDNNQKELIDACTKLFRRYGSIKMVAEATGLSPQVVSQYVKYDQLVPELKKKVDNAQLDMKIALQAQQAATNQDGSVDIEAAEKFAAELKPMSNVQRKKFVEVVASDPTESLEEKIERGRKQPVLKQVIVTMEESLHHGLQSYAKDSGQNQDEAAVQLIEDGLTRRGFLEE is encoded by the coding sequence ATGACCAGAGCCCATTCTTCTATCGGCAACGTTCAGGAAATCCCTCTAGATCTTCTAGAGATCGGGAAAGCCCAGGTCAGGGTTGACCTAAGTTCAGGAATCGATGAATTGGCCGCAAGCATCAGAGCACAAGGGCTTCTGCAACCGATCATCGTGGCTGCGCAAACAAATGGAAAATTTGAAATTCTTGCGGGTCAAAGGCGATTCTTGGCACACAAGGCTCTGGGATACCAGACCATCCGAGCAATCGTACACGATTCCGACTCAATCGATGACGATACAAAAGTAGCAATTTCTCTCACAGAGAATCTGGTACGTCGTGACAACAACCAGAAAGAGCTAATCGATGCATGCACAAAACTTTTCAGGCGTTATGGATCTATCAAAATGGTTGCAGAAGCAACTGGGCTCTCTCCACAGGTTGTAAGCCAGTACGTCAAGTACGATCAGCTAGTGCCAGAGCTAAAGAAGAAAGTCGATAATGCACAACTTGACATGAAGATTGCGCTCCAAGCTCAGCAGGCCGCCACAAATCAGGACGGATCAGTTGACATTGAGGCTGCCGAAAAATTCGCGGCCGAATTGAAGCCCATGAGCAATGTGCAACGGAAAAAATTCGTTGAAGTTGTCGCTAGTGATCCTACGGAAAGCCTTGAGGAAAAGATTGAGCGAGGCCGAAAGCAACCTGTTCTTAAGCAGGTCATCGTTACCATGGAGGAGTCGCTTCACCACGGTTTGCAGTCCTATGCAAAGGACTCAGGACAAAACCAGGACGAGGCCGCCGTGCAGCTTATCGAGGATGGCTTGACACGACGCGGATTCCTCGAGGAGTAA
- a CDS encoding YbjN domain-containing protein, translating into MTHAPSTQPLTPGEALHRHTSGDRSLEVMSALNHAAWEAYHAPWEVQPTEFPMDEPTPLPPLSPTEVRPITPDLLAAWLEEAEMPAFRHPKRVSLVDFKYGLRSDRCVQMRLYLSGKHADVLVLQWTCDKRIPPDQFVHALRLCNWWNNEYRWPRAMVEQDFRLARRA; encoded by the coding sequence ATGACCCACGCCCCCTCCACCCAACCTCTGACGCCCGGCGAAGCCCTCCATCGCCACACATCGGGTGACCGCAGCCTCGAGGTGATGTCCGCTCTCAACCATGCCGCCTGGGAGGCCTACCACGCCCCTTGGGAAGTCCAGCCGACGGAGTTCCCCATGGATGAACCCACCCCGCTCCCACCCCTTTCCCCCACGGAGGTCCGCCCCATCACGCCAGACCTGCTGGCGGCCTGGTTGGAGGAGGCGGAGATGCCCGCCTTCCGGCATCCGAAACGGGTCTCCCTCGTGGACTTCAAATACGGCCTCAGGTCCGATCGCTGCGTCCAGATGCGTCTCTACCTGAGCGGCAAGCATGCAGATGTGCTCGTGCTCCAGTGGACCTGCGACAAGCGCATTCCCCCGGACCAGTTCGTCCATGCCCTCCGATTGTGCAATTGGTGGAACAACGAATACCGCTGGCCCCGTGCCATGGTCGAACAAGATTTCCGCCTGGCGCGTCGCGCATGA
- a CDS encoding PP2C family serine/threonine-protein phosphatase → MPLTTGPSRPQDGRSTNEDAYSLGRSPVPHALLCDGPGAASRAAARAVKLFLTLFNQAPMTDLGQFQTWIHWAHLPDSALLGGPQSTFLALACLGSRVLGACAGDSRLYLLPREGGPRILTEGAAKDRLGSGRVTPFPIHQQVGSGDVLLLMSDGAWTPLNLARLRAIRSKSPSRHISEFPLMLLDEAGRSGRADDMTVVALAIP, encoded by the coding sequence ATGCCCCTGACCACTGGACCCAGCCGGCCCCAGGATGGGCGCAGCACGAACGAAGACGCCTACAGCCTCGGCCGCTCTCCCGTCCCCCATGCACTGCTCTGCGATGGGCCCGGCGCCGCGAGTCGCGCGGCCGCCAGAGCCGTGAAGCTCTTCCTGACCTTGTTCAATCAGGCCCCCATGACGGATCTCGGGCAATTCCAGACCTGGATCCATTGGGCCCACCTCCCGGATTCGGCCCTGCTCGGAGGGCCGCAAAGCACCTTCCTGGCCCTGGCCTGCCTTGGGAGTCGAGTCCTCGGCGCCTGCGCGGGGGATTCACGCCTCTACCTGCTGCCCCGGGAGGGCGGGCCCCGGATCCTGACCGAGGGGGCCGCGAAGGACCGCCTGGGCAGCGGACGGGTCACCCCCTTCCCGATTCATCAGCAGGTGGGTTCCGGCGATGTCCTCCTCCTCATGAGCGACGGGGCCTGGACGCCCCTGAACCTGGCCCGGCTCCGCGCCATCCGGTCCAAGTCCCCCTCCAGGCACATCTCCGAGTTCCCTTTGATGCTTCTTGATGAGGCCGGCCGGTCAGGTCGTGCGGACGACATGACCGTCGTGGCCCTGGCCATCCCATGA
- a CDS encoding ADP-ribosylglycohydrolase family protein, with protein sequence MEFPTSPLPPSESRALGCLAGLAVGNVLGLAVESLSREEACARVGSKGPFTRLPSEEAHRAWDDDLAMALAGRLADLPPHAVHLDLQAIQSAYLDWLRSGSRGIGGLTREVLIKTLAGEARASERVWQSRCERSQRPLGNGAAMRIAPLGVAFAGEPARIFALAAEDAALTHWDPACRQTAGLLALMAAALVRGERDPRRFALVHAESLLPEAKAAFAPLPLEALADRRIDGPDMGSTLLALQVAVSVLTSGQPYVEALSWTIRQGGDTDTNGAIVGALLGARDGVQAIPAEWRECVAEGDRIIQMGRALHRRSGQAACEVRG encoded by the coding sequence ATGGAGTTCCCGACCTCACCCCTCCCCCCTTCTGAATCCCGCGCCCTGGGCTGTCTGGCCGGCCTGGCGGTGGGCAATGTGCTCGGCCTGGCCGTGGAATCCCTCAGCCGGGAAGAGGCCTGCGCCCGCGTAGGCTCCAAGGGGCCCTTCACTCGCCTCCCCAGCGAGGAGGCCCACCGGGCCTGGGACGACGACCTCGCCATGGCCCTGGCCGGCCGCCTCGCCGACCTGCCGCCACACGCAGTTCACCTTGACCTCCAGGCCATCCAGTCCGCCTACCTGGACTGGCTGCGATCGGGCTCCCGGGGCATCGGGGGTCTCACCCGCGAGGTGCTGATCAAGACCCTCGCCGGCGAGGCCCGGGCCTCGGAGCGGGTGTGGCAGAGCCGGTGCGAACGGAGCCAGAGACCCCTGGGCAATGGGGCGGCCATGCGCATCGCGCCCCTGGGCGTGGCCTTCGCCGGGGAACCGGCTCGGATCTTCGCGCTGGCCGCGGAGGACGCCGCCCTCACCCACTGGGATCCCGCCTGCCGCCAGACCGCGGGGCTCCTCGCCCTGATGGCCGCCGCCCTGGTGCGTGGTGAACGGGATCCGCGCCGCTTCGCGCTGGTCCACGCCGAATCCCTGCTGCCCGAGGCGAAGGCCGCCTTTGCCCCCCTCCCGCTCGAGGCCCTGGCCGACCGCCGCATCGATGGCCCGGACATGGGGTCCACCCTGCTGGCCCTCCAGGTGGCCGTCTCCGTACTCACCTCAGGACAACCCTATGTCGAAGCCCTGTCCTGGACCATCCGCCAGGGAGGCGACACCGACACCAACGGCGCCATTGTGGGCGCGCTCCTGGGCGCCCGGGATGGGGTCCAGGCCATCCCCGCCGAATGGCGGGAATGCGTGGCGGAAGGGGACAGGATCATCCAGATGGGGCGGGCCCTCCATCGCCGTTCGGGGCAGGCCGCCTGCGAGGTGCGGGGATGA
- a CDS encoding AAA family ATPase, with protein sequence MRRLLEALSPQVMAPPPLAELLSSEGRLQDAMARQLLDHLASNFSRGRFHVSGGPGSGKSLLARQVARLWASEGRQVLLVAFNKALTYATQGMLDDLEKAGRANVFTYHDLAVTLLSAAERLPVCENESVFFNEQLPCDLNALLQTPEALPQRWDALVVDEAQDLDPEWVRPCWDSSAIRRGTPCCCWRIPPRACTGMRATTLGSPGVWI encoded by the coding sequence ATGCGTCGGCTTCTGGAAGCGCTTTCACCCCAGGTGATGGCCCCGCCGCCGCTGGCGGAGTTGCTGTCCAGTGAAGGACGCCTCCAGGACGCCATGGCGCGCCAGTTGTTGGATCACCTGGCCTCGAACTTCAGCCGGGGGCGCTTCCATGTCTCGGGCGGGCCCGGGTCGGGCAAATCCCTGCTGGCCCGGCAGGTGGCGAGGCTGTGGGCCAGTGAAGGGCGGCAGGTGCTGCTGGTGGCCTTCAACAAGGCCCTGACCTATGCCACCCAGGGCATGCTGGACGATCTGGAGAAGGCGGGGCGGGCGAATGTGTTCACCTACCACGACCTGGCGGTGACGCTCCTGTCGGCGGCAGAGCGGCTGCCGGTCTGTGAGAACGAGTCGGTCTTTTTTAACGAGCAGCTTCCCTGCGATCTCAATGCCCTTCTGCAAACGCCTGAGGCATTGCCCCAACGCTGGGACGCCTTGGTGGTGGATGAGGCCCAGGATCTGGATCCTGAGTGGGTCCGCCCCTGCTGGGACTCCTCCGCGATCCGGAGGGGGACCCCGTGCTGCTGCTGGAGGATTCCGCCCAGAGCCTGTACCGGAATGCGCGCCACGACCTTGGGCAGCCCTGGCGTCTGGATCTGA
- a CDS encoding ATP-binding domain-containing protein → MRCLRSSPDTWKRDLAARLEALAKEGIQPHQVLILAPHKPETLGLKDGQALGPWPLNAIRDWWQDEKAGHVRMGTVYAFKGLEADVVIYLAPGYRHADGPRLAYTAYSRARHRLIVLEKAIPQPVRPKAVEIPPARAVARPEAPQVRSFSEAQRQNLMESLTAAKRWRPGLDLKAGLPADASHD, encoded by the coding sequence GTGCGATGCCTTCGCAGCAGCCCGGATACCTGGAAGCGGGATCTGGCTGCCCGATTGGAGGCTTTGGCCAAGGAGGGCATCCAGCCCCACCAGGTGCTGATCCTGGCGCCCCACAAGCCCGAGACCCTTGGTCTGAAGGATGGGCAGGCCCTGGGCCCCTGGCCCCTGAATGCCATCCGCGACTGGTGGCAGGACGAAAAGGCCGGTCATGTGCGCATGGGGACGGTCTACGCGTTCAAGGGGCTGGAAGCGGATGTGGTGATCTACCTGGCGCCCGGGTATCGGCATGCGGATGGGCCCCGCCTGGCCTACACGGCCTATTCCCGGGCCCGGCATCGGCTGATCGTGCTGGAGAAGGCAATCCCCCAGCCGGTCCGGCCCAAGGCCGTAGAGATCCCCCCTGCGAGAGCAGTTGCCAGGCCTGAGGCTCCCCAGGTGCGGTCCTTCAGCGAAGCCCAACGGCAGAACCTGATGGAGTCCCTCACCGCTGCCAAGCGATGGCGTCCCGGCCTGGATCTGAAGGCGGGACTTCCAGCAGACGCATCCCACGATTAG
- a CDS encoding deoxycytidylate deaminase, with protein sequence MTRSQLKDEVFMNMALELSRLGTCCRLKVGAVLLRADGGIAAAGFNGALPGMAHCTPETCQPGQRCLHTSHAEENALGFCDGPVATAYVTHEPCLTCCRALVRRGVRRVMYRHPYASIAEQERAERQAILDHFGVTWVQLGEA encoded by the coding sequence ATGACGCGCTCCCAGCTCAAGGACGAAGTCTTCATGAACATGGCGCTGGAACTCAGCCGCCTGGGAACCTGCTGCCGCCTGAAGGTCGGAGCGGTGCTCCTGCGGGCGGACGGGGGCATCGCCGCCGCGGGCTTCAACGGAGCGCTTCCGGGCATGGCCCACTGCACGCCGGAGACCTGCCAGCCGGGCCAGCGCTGCCTCCACACGAGCCACGCCGAGGAGAACGCCCTGGGCTTCTGCGACGGTCCCGTGGCCACGGCCTATGTGACCCACGAGCCCTGCCTCACCTGCTGCCGCGCCCTGGTGCGGCGGGGCGTCCGCCGGGTGATGTACCGCCATCCCTATGCCAGCATCGCCGAGCAGGAGCGCGCCGAACGGCAGGCGATCCTCGATCATTTCGGCGTGACCTGGGTGCAGCTCGGCGAGGCTTGA
- the fdhF gene encoding formate dehydrogenase subunit alpha, protein MPGALIRLRVNGRDVAAASGTMLLEACRQNGIEIPTLCSDPRLKPASSCRLCEVEVAGRARPPCACATPVEDGMVVATHTPALEAFRRTMLERLAADLPAEDPARMAGKPFQKLLEAYGVAPLGRRRADRKQADHPYLDVDLSWCVACGRCVRICAEVQGQDIWTFMGRGADLGVSPGGAAGLMETACVSCGACADTCPTGAIEDGARLAQGLPDRWIRTICPYCGTGCEVDMGVKGGRITEARPVLSSPVSQGHLCVKGRYGFGFNDAPDRITEPMIRRNGVWEAATWEEALAAAAAALRQALSVGGPDAVGVLASSRATNEENYLAQKFARLALGTPHVDCCARVCHAPSAAGLGQTFGTGAATNGYADIERAALLMVVGANPTENHPIVGARIRQRVRAGVPLIVVDPRRTELAELATVHLAPRPGTNLPLLQAMAQVILGEGLADGAFLAARTEGIEAFAASVQAWTPERAADLCGIEAEDIRRAARLYATLRPAMAFHGLGLTEHRQGTDGVTALAHLALLTGNVGLPGSGVNPLRGQNNVQGSAQMGCEPSRLTGYQKLAEAREIHAQVWGAEPPQGPGLNALEMIDAAGEGRMKALLVIGYDPLLSHPNALETAENLNGLEALIVVDLFLTETARAFGTVFLPAASPFEKEGTYMNGERRVQRVRQVVPPRGGSRTDGTILSQLAERLGAGSHFRFPDAAAVWDEARRTWPAIAGISHARLDREGGVQWPCPTEGHPGTPVLHAEGFPRGERVRFRPLAWQPSPEAPDAEYPFLLNTGRNLFHFNAATMTRRTRLRELAAEDLLEIHPADAEGLALTEGDPVRVESRHGAFILRAHPTDRVRPGEPFATFHSAAAFVNRATGPGRDAVTGTPEYKVTAVRLQKG, encoded by the coding sequence ATGCCCGGTGCCCTCATCCGCCTGCGGGTGAACGGCCGCGATGTCGCGGCGGCTTCGGGGACCATGCTGCTGGAGGCCTGCCGGCAGAACGGCATCGAGATCCCTACCCTCTGCTCGGATCCGCGCCTGAAACCGGCCTCCAGCTGCCGGCTGTGCGAAGTCGAAGTGGCGGGCCGGGCGCGTCCGCCCTGCGCCTGCGCGACCCCCGTGGAAGACGGGATGGTGGTGGCCACGCACACCCCCGCCCTCGAAGCCTTTCGCCGCACCATGCTGGAGCGGCTGGCCGCGGACCTTCCGGCCGAAGATCCGGCCCGCATGGCCGGGAAACCGTTCCAGAAGCTGCTGGAAGCCTACGGTGTGGCCCCCCTGGGGAGACGGCGGGCGGACCGGAAGCAGGCCGATCATCCCTACCTGGATGTGGACCTGTCCTGGTGCGTGGCCTGCGGGCGCTGCGTGCGGATCTGCGCCGAGGTCCAAGGCCAGGACATCTGGACCTTCATGGGCCGTGGAGCCGACCTGGGCGTGTCGCCCGGAGGAGCGGCCGGCCTGATGGAAACGGCCTGCGTAAGCTGCGGGGCCTGCGCCGACACCTGCCCCACCGGCGCCATCGAGGATGGGGCGCGCCTGGCGCAGGGCCTCCCGGACCGCTGGATCCGCACGATCTGCCCCTACTGCGGAACCGGCTGCGAGGTGGACATGGGCGTGAAGGGCGGTCGCATCACGGAGGCGAGGCCCGTGCTGTCGTCTCCGGTGAGCCAGGGACATCTCTGCGTGAAGGGCCGCTACGGGTTCGGCTTCAACGACGCCCCGGACCGGATCACCGAGCCGATGATCCGGCGGAACGGCGTCTGGGAAGCGGCGACCTGGGAGGAGGCGCTGGCCGCCGCCGCCGCCGCGCTCCGCCAGGCCCTGAGCGTTGGGGGGCCGGACGCCGTGGGCGTGCTGGCCTCCAGCCGGGCCACCAATGAAGAGAACTACCTGGCCCAGAAATTCGCCCGGCTGGCGCTGGGCACCCCCCATGTCGACTGCTGCGCCCGGGTCTGCCACGCCCCCAGCGCGGCGGGCCTGGGGCAGACCTTCGGCACCGGCGCGGCCACCAACGGCTATGCCGACATCGAGCGGGCGGCGCTGCTGATGGTGGTGGGCGCCAATCCCACGGAGAACCACCCCATCGTGGGGGCCCGCATCCGCCAGCGGGTCCGGGCGGGGGTGCCGCTCATCGTGGTGGATCCGCGGCGCACCGAGCTGGCGGAGCTGGCCACGGTGCACCTGGCCCCGCGGCCCGGCACGAACCTGCCCCTGCTCCAGGCCATGGCGCAGGTGATCCTGGGCGAGGGGCTGGCAGACGGGGCTTTCCTCGCAGCCCGCACGGAAGGGATCGAAGCCTTCGCGGCCTCCGTTCAGGCCTGGACGCCGGAACGGGCCGCGGATCTCTGCGGCATCGAGGCCGAGGACATCCGCCGGGCGGCCCGCCTCTACGCCACCCTGCGCCCCGCCATGGCCTTCCACGGCCTGGGCCTCACCGAACATCGCCAGGGGACGGACGGCGTGACGGCCCTGGCCCACCTGGCCCTCCTCACGGGGAATGTGGGCCTTCCGGGAAGCGGCGTGAATCCCCTGCGCGGGCAGAACAATGTCCAGGGCAGCGCCCAAATGGGGTGCGAGCCCTCCCGGCTTACGGGCTACCAGAAGCTGGCCGAGGCCCGGGAGATCCACGCGCAGGTCTGGGGTGCGGAGCCGCCGCAGGGGCCCGGGTTGAACGCCCTGGAGATGATCGACGCCGCGGGCGAAGGCCGGATGAAGGCGCTGCTGGTGATCGGCTACGATCCCCTGCTGAGCCATCCCAACGCGCTGGAGACCGCGGAGAATTTGAACGGACTGGAGGCCCTCATCGTGGTGGACCTCTTCCTCACGGAGACGGCCCGGGCCTTCGGCACGGTCTTCCTGCCGGCGGCCAGCCCCTTCGAGAAGGAGGGCACCTACATGAACGGCGAGCGCCGGGTCCAGCGCGTGCGGCAGGTGGTGCCGCCGAGGGGCGGTAGCCGCACCGACGGGACGATCCTCAGCCAGCTGGCGGAACGGCTGGGCGCCGGGTCGCATTTCCGTTTTCCCGACGCCGCGGCGGTGTGGGACGAGGCCCGGCGCACCTGGCCCGCCATCGCCGGCATCAGCCACGCCCGCCTGGATCGGGAAGGCGGGGTCCAGTGGCCCTGTCCCACCGAGGGCCACCCCGGCACCCCCGTGCTGCACGCCGAGGGGTTTCCCAGGGGGGAGCGGGTCCGCTTCCGGCCCCTCGCCTGGCAGCCCAGCCCGGAGGCGCCGGATGCCGAGTACCCCTTCCTGTTGAACACGGGAAGGAACCTCTTCCACTTCAACGCCGCCACCATGACCCGCCGGACCCGCCTCCGGGAGCTGGCGGCGGAGGACCTGCTCGAGATCCATCCCGCCGATGCCGAGGGGCTGGCGCTCACCGAAGGGGATCCGGTCCGCGTGGAAAGCCGGCATGGGGCGTTCATCCTCCGGGCCCATCCCACGGACCGGGTCCGGCCAGGGGAACCCTTCGCCACCTTCCATTCCGCGGCCGCCTTCGTGAACCGCGCCACCGGACCGGGCCGGGATGCCGTCACCGGCACGCCCGAATACAAGGTCACGGCCGTGCGGCTCCAGAAAGGCTGA